A single region of the Sorghum bicolor cultivar BTx623 chromosome 9, Sorghum_bicolor_NCBIv3, whole genome shotgun sequence genome encodes:
- the LOC8064182 gene encoding EID1-like F-box protein 3, which produces MRESALTMRRLSGTSNGGSGATSGVNAGGSSGAAAGHWEGGGGNAAARVRGVNAGIMDEKVLQLVFRALNWDPQSLCVVARVSRRLRAVAERVLWRELCVSRAPRMVAALTGGAASSAPAAGRIGGGWPALAKLLLFCCGAAAVPGHFAPVSRFSKTSGRSFLSRRCAGDLLYVSDPCEHAVPGAADDVGAYRGVFRGFMRSRTRAWLVGHRAALEPRVRCPYCGARVWSMTAAGLAPRSASRRLGAYEDRLEYFVCVSGHLHGTCWLARLSDSEGGAGPDGSDASDEDGADL; this is translated from the coding sequence ATGAGGGAGAGCGCCCTGACCATGAGGCGGCTGAGCGGGACGTCGAACGGCGGCAGTGGTGCCACCAGCGGCGTCAATGCGGGAGGGAGctctggcgccgccgccggccactGGGAAGGAGGCGGCGGCAATGCGGCGGCACGGGTCCGGGGCGTGAACGCGGGGATCATGGACGAGAAGGTGCTGCAGCTGGTGTTCCGGGCGCTCAACTGGGACCCGCAGTCGCTATGCGTGGTGGCGCGGGTGAGCCGGCGCCTGCGCGCCGTCGCGGAGCGGGTGCTGTGGCGGGAGCTCTGCGTCTCGCGGGCGCCGCGGATGGTGGCGGCGCTGACGGGCGGGGCCGCGTCCTCGGCGCCGGCGGCCGGGCGCATCGGCGGCGGGTGGCCGGCGCTGGCGAAGCTCCTCCTCTTCTGCTGCGGCGCCGCGGCCGTGCCGGGCCACTTCGCCCCGGTGTCCCGCTTCTCCAAGACGTCCGGGCGGAGCTTCCTGTCGCGGCGGTGCGCGGGGGACCTGCTGTACGTGTCGGACCCCTGCGAGCACGCCGTGCCTGGCGCCGCCGACGACGTCGGCGCCTACCGCGGCGTGTTCCGCGGGTTCATGCGGTCCCGGACGCGGGCGTGGCTCGTGGGCCACCGCGCCGCGCTGGAGCCCCGGGTGCGCTGCCCCTACTGCGGCGCGCGCGTCTGGAGCATGACCGCCGCGGGGCTCGCCCCGCGCAGCGCGTCGCGAAGGCTCGGCGCCTACGAGGACCGCCTCGAGTACTTCGTCTGCGTCAGCGGGCACCTCCACGGCACCTGCTGGCTCGCGCGCCTCTCCGACAGCGAGGGAGGCGCTGGACCCGATGGCTCCGACGCCAGCGACGAGGACGGCGCCGACCTGTGA
- the LOC8064183 gene encoding uncharacterized protein LOC8064183 gives MAAEAAEAPSPPPLRTGDAAAAAAGEADAPATPGKRAPADRDEKEKDGVERPPEPKRRRARARIAALDSVPRASEVAAAAAAAAAAAASREDESVGGCGGVEPSFSFHARSCSSAQTTPKFGSFNPGATTVAAAAAAELVAFHLMKASRRRVDSSAAEEAGDHRTVAGGGEEAAAEGSDENSRKLGRH, from the coding sequence ATGGCCGCGGAGGCAGCGGAGGCGCCCTCTCCCCCGCCGCTGCGGACCggggacgcggcggcggcggcggctggggaGGCGGACGCCCCTGCGACGCCTGGAAAGCGCGCGCCGGCGGACCGGGACGAGAAGGAGAAGGACGGAGTGGAGCGGCCGCCGGAGCCGAAGCGGCGGCGCGCCCGCGCGCGCATCGCTGCGCTCGACAGCGTGCCCCGAGCGTCGGAGgtggcggccgcggccgcggctgccgctgccgctgcggcGAGCAGGGAGGACGAGTCCGTGGGCGGCTGCGGCGGAGTAGAGCCGTCCTTCTCGTTCCACGCGCGGAGCTGCTCCAGCGCGCAGACCACGCCCAAGTTCGGGTCCTTCAACCCCGGCGCCAccaccgtcgccgccgccgccgccgcggagctcGTGGCCTTCCACCTGATGAAGGCCTCTCGGCGTCGCGTGGATTCTTCGGCGGCGGAAGAGGCTGGGGATCACAGGACAgttgccggcggcggcgaggaagcGGCGGCCGAGGGCAGTGATGAGAATTCACGCAAGCTGGGTAGGCACTAG